The following coding sequences lie in one Oceanicola sp. 502str15 genomic window:
- the uraH gene encoding hydroxyisourate hydrolase — protein sequence MAGYLTTHVLDTALGLPAEGMVVMLFRIDGSTREGLVQVVTNEDGRTDTPILPKEDFKTGVYELVFHAGHYLRATMQGDESTRFLDEVPIRFTMSEEMHYHVPLLLSPYSYSTYRGS from the coding sequence ATGGCGGGATACCTCACAACCCACGTGCTCGACACCGCCCTTGGCCTGCCCGCCGAGGGCATGGTGGTCATGCTGTTCCGCATCGACGGCAGCACCCGGGAGGGGCTGGTGCAGGTCGTGACCAACGAAGATGGCCGCACCGACACGCCGATCCTGCCGAAAGAGGATTTTAAAACAGGGGTTTACGAGCTTGTCTTTCACGCCGGGCACTATCTGCGGGCAACAATGCAGGGCGATGAAAGCACCCGGTTTCTCGACGAGGTGCCGATCCGCTTCACCATGAGCGAAGAGATGCACTACCACGTGCCGCTCCTGCTCTCGCCCTACAGTTATTCCACATATCGCGGCAGCTAG
- a CDS encoding ureidoglycolate lyase — translation MEQRIVAKPLTSQAFAPFGDVIEVEGSPDRLINAGLCGRFHDRARLDFGDGRAGISVFDAQARAWPLRVDLVERHPEGSQAFMPISGARMIVVVARDESGKPMDYQAFVSQPGQVVNLLRGTWHGVLAPLGERGQFAVLDRIGEGANLEEYMLDPPLWVEPGDGA, via the coding sequence ATGGAACAGCGGATCGTGGCAAAACCCCTTACGTCTCAGGCGTTTGCGCCGTTCGGGGATGTGATCGAGGTTGAGGGTAGCCCGGACAGGTTAATCAATGCAGGGCTTTGCGGGCGGTTTCATGATCGGGCGCGGCTGGATTTTGGCGACGGGCGGGCCGGGATTTCGGTGTTCGATGCGCAGGCGCGGGCGTGGCCGCTGAGGGTGGACCTGGTGGAGCGGCACCCGGAGGGGAGCCAGGCCTTCATGCCGATTTCGGGGGCGCGGATGATCGTGGTGGTTGCCCGGGATGAGAGTGGAAAACCCATGGATTATCAGGCTTTTGTCAGCCAGCCCGGGCAGGTGGTGAACCTGTTGCGCGGCACCTGGCACGGGGTGCTGGCGCCGCTGGGGGAGCGGGGGCAGTTTGCGGTGCTGGACCGGATCGGAGAGGGCGCGAACCTTGAGGAATACATGCTCGATCCGCCGCTTTGGGTGGAGCCGGGGGACGGGGCGTGA
- a CDS encoding type I glyceraldehyde-3-phosphate dehydrogenase: protein MPTIAINGFGRIGRTVLRQLLAGRPGLELALINDIEPLDTCAYLFAYDSVFGPFPGEVTTAPEQLIVNGRPIRFTATPDLSTLDLSGIDVVLECTGLAGKRSVAERGLEAGAGAVLVSGPSDEADITVVMGANDAALSGQRIVSNASCTTNALAPLLRVLDDAFGVEAGQMTTVHCYTGAQPTVDAPRKALERSRAAALSMVPTTTSAARLIDRVLPALAGRIEARALRVPTASVSAIDLTVTTRSAATAEAVNAALAVARGPIIGSTDQPLVSSDLRARPESLILAPRETSVAGGLTRVFGWYDNEWGFSARMLDMAERMGRR, encoded by the coding sequence ATGCCCACCATCGCGATCAACGGCTTCGGCCGCATCGGACGCACCGTCCTCCGCCAGCTCCTCGCCGGGCGGCCCGGCCTCGAACTGGCGCTCATCAACGACATCGAACCGCTCGACACCTGCGCCTACCTCTTCGCCTACGACTCTGTCTTCGGCCCCTTCCCGGGCGAGGTCACAACCGCCCCCGAGCAGCTTATCGTCAACGGCAGGCCGATCCGCTTCACTGCCACCCCCGATCTCTCCACCCTCGATCTCTCTGGCATCGACGTGGTGCTCGAATGCACCGGGCTGGCGGGCAAGCGCTCCGTGGCAGAGCGCGGGCTGGAGGCCGGGGCAGGGGCGGTGCTGGTCTCCGGCCCCTCCGACGAGGCCGACATCACCGTGGTCATGGGCGCCAACGATGCCGCGCTCTCGGGCCAGCGGATCGTGTCGAACGCCTCCTGCACCACCAACGCCCTCGCGCCGCTGCTCCGCGTGCTTGATGATGCCTTCGGCGTCGAAGCCGGGCAAATGACCACCGTGCACTGCTACACCGGCGCCCAGCCCACCGTGGACGCGCCCCGCAAGGCCCTGGAGCGCTCCCGCGCCGCTGCCCTCTCGATGGTGCCCACCACCACCTCCGCCGCCCGGCTGATCGACCGGGTGCTGCCCGCCCTCGCGGGCCGCATCGAGGCCCGCGCCCTGCGGGTGCCCACCGCCTCCGTTTCCGCAATCGACCTCACCGTCACCACCCGCAGCGCGGCCACCGCCGAGGCGGTCAACGCCGCGCTGGCCGTCGCCCGTGGCCCGATCATCGGCAGCACCGACCAGCCGCTTGTCTCCTCCGATCTGCGCGCCCGCCCCGAGTCCCTCATCCTCGCCCCGCGCGAAACTTCGGTCGCGGGCGGGCTCACCCGCGTCTTCGGCTGGTACGACAACGAATGGGGCTTCTCCGCCCGAATGCTCGACATGGCCGAGCGCATGGGGCGGCGCTAG
- a CDS encoding Rrf2 family transcriptional regulator produces the protein MKRDSRLSMVLHALLHMAEHEGPVSSEVLAKCMSTNPVVVRRTMGLLREAGLVRATRGAAGGWEMAVPLGSVTLKALHEALGEPTVFAIGNKSEAPGCLVEQSVNAVMDEAFAAAEALLLERFAAVTLADLAAEFGARFEAHRTGGTAGISRG, from the coding sequence ATGAAACGCGACAGCAGGCTTTCGATGGTGCTTCATGCGCTGTTGCACATGGCGGAGCACGAGGGGCCGGTGAGCTCTGAGGTGCTGGCGAAATGCATGAGCACGAACCCGGTGGTGGTGCGGCGCACGATGGGGTTGCTGCGCGAGGCCGGGCTGGTGCGGGCCACGCGGGGTGCGGCGGGCGGCTGGGAGATGGCGGTGCCGCTGGGCAGCGTGACGCTGAAGGCGCTGCACGAGGCGCTGGGGGAGCCGACGGTCTTTGCCATTGGCAACAAGAGCGAGGCGCCGGGCTGTCTGGTGGAGCAATCGGTGAACGCGGTGATGGACGAGGCCTTTGCCGCCGCCGAGGCGCTGCTGCTGGAGCGCTTTGCCGCGGTCACCCTGGCCGATCTGGCCGCGGAGTTTGGCGCCCGGTTCGAGGCGCATAGGACCGGCGGAACAGCCGGGATTTCAAGAGGATAG
- a CDS encoding NAD(P)/FAD-dependent oxidoreductase produces MTFDVIVIGGGSAGQSAALQLLRARRRVAVVDAGRPRNRRAAHAQGFFTRDGATPGSLLEISRAQLERYGTLEWVEGEAVGASGARDAFRVELAGGRMLEGRRLIFAVGVRDDLPGVEGLEPLWGREVFHCPYCHGYELERGDIGVIGSSELVVHMAELITEWGEVTFLPFGFVPDAGQVAAMEARGVRVESAALARLEAGPVAHLADGRALRFAGLFAASRVWPASPLPEALGCRVEETPMGGVLAVDAMGETSVAGVFSCGDAARQPHSIALAVGHGAMTGAGVHRSLVF; encoded by the coding sequence ATGACATTCGACGTGATCGTGATCGGCGGTGGCTCCGCCGGGCAATCTGCTGCGCTTCAGCTCCTGCGGGCGCGGCGCCGGGTGGCGGTGGTGGACGCGGGGCGTCCGCGCAACCGGCGGGCGGCCCATGCGCAGGGGTTCTTTACCCGCGACGGCGCGACGCCGGGCAGCCTGCTGGAGATTTCGCGGGCGCAGTTGGAGCGCTATGGCACGCTGGAGTGGGTCGAGGGCGAGGCCGTGGGCGCCTCGGGCGCGCGCGATGCCTTTCGTGTGGAGCTGGCGGGGGGCCGGATGCTGGAGGGGCGGCGGCTGATCTTTGCGGTCGGGGTGCGCGATGACCTGCCCGGCGTGGAGGGGCTGGAGCCGCTTTGGGGGCGAGAGGTGTTTCATTGCCCCTATTGCCATGGCTACGAGCTGGAGCGGGGCGACATTGGCGTGATCGGCTCTTCGGAGCTGGTGGTGCATATGGCGGAGCTGATCACCGAGTGGGGGGAGGTGACGTTCTTGCCCTTCGGCTTTGTGCCCGACGCGGGCCAGGTGGCGGCGATGGAGGCGCGGGGCGTGCGGGTGGAGAGCGCGGCGCTGGCGCGGCTGGAGGCCGGGCCGGTGGCGCATTTGGCGGACGGGCGGGCGCTGCGGTTTGCCGGGCTGTTTGCGGCCAGCCGGGTCTGGCCGGCCTCGCCGCTGCCCGAGGCGCTGGGGTGCCGGGTGGAGGAGACGCCGATGGGCGGCGTGCTGGCGGTGGATGCGATGGGGGAGACCAGCGTGGCGGGGGTGTTCAGCTGCGGCGACGCGGCGCGCCAGCCGCATTCGATCGCGCTGGCGGTGGGGCACGGGGCGATGACCGGGGCGGGGGTGCACCGGAGCCTCGTGTTCTGA
- a CDS encoding bifunctional allantoicase/(S)-ureidoglycine aminohydrolase, whose product MRTPYYARPPGGIPPQNQMLSDRAVFTNAYVVIPKGVQRDIVYSLLPHWRAAKFWILARPLSGFSETFSHYIAKIAPTGGTIRKEGEDGVQSALFLTHGIAEVEYGGKMVRMTPGSFVYLPPGARWSLRVRGERTATFHWIRKRYIEVDGIAPPAFFHRNENDVPHENMPCEGGEWSTTRFIDPDDLAFDFHVTIVNIDPGIAIPFAETHVMEHGLYVLQGKGVYRLNSDWVEVEAGDYMWLRAFCPQACYGGAPEQFRYLLYKDVNRHAALPPVPRF is encoded by the coding sequence ATGCGCACCCCCTACTACGCCCGGCCCCCGGGAGGCATTCCGCCGCAAAACCAGATGCTGTCCGACCGGGCCGTCTTCACCAACGCCTATGTCGTCATCCCCAAGGGGGTGCAGCGCGACATCGTCTATTCCCTGCTGCCCCACTGGCGCGCCGCCAAGTTCTGGATTCTCGCCCGCCCGCTCTCCGGCTTTTCCGAAACCTTCTCCCACTACATCGCCAAGATCGCCCCCACCGGCGGCACCATCCGCAAGGAAGGCGAGGACGGGGTGCAATCGGCGCTCTTTCTCACCCACGGCATTGCCGAGGTCGAGTATGGCGGCAAGATGGTGCGGATGACGCCCGGCAGCTTCGTCTACCTGCCCCCCGGCGCCCGCTGGAGCCTGCGCGTGCGCGGCGAGCGCACCGCCACATTCCACTGGATCCGCAAGCGCTACATCGAGGTCGACGGCATCGCGCCCCCGGCCTTCTTCCACCGCAACGAAAACGACGTTCCCCACGAGAACATGCCCTGCGAGGGCGGCGAGTGGTCCACCACCCGTTTCATCGACCCCGATGACCTCGCCTTCGATTTCCACGTGACCATCGTCAACATCGACCCGGGCATCGCCATCCCCTTCGCCGAAACCCACGTCATGGAGCACGGGCTCTACGTGTTGCAGGGCAAGGGGGTCTACCGGCTCAACTCCGATTGGGTCGAGGTCGAGGCCGGCGATTACATGTGGCTGCGCGCCTTCTGCCCGCAGGCCTGCTACGGCGGCGCGCCCGAGCAGTTCCGCTACCTGCTCTACAAGGACGTGAACCGCCACGCCGCCCTGCCGCCCGTCCCCCGGTTCTGA
- the urtE gene encoding urea ABC transporter ATP-binding subunit UrtE: MLKLDGLTLHYGHSQILHGISLEARLGEVTCVMGTNGVGKTSLMKAISGTHARSGGTVVFDGQDIGKLPAHEMAQRGLAYVPQGRDIFPLLTVRENLETAYACLPKSEHVIPDEVFELFPILKEFIHRRGGDLSGGQQQQLAIARAMMTKPKLLLLDEPTEGIQPNIIQQIGRVIEYLRDRGDMAIILVEQYFEFAYNLADRFVVLRRGEVRASGARGEIEKSALMAEVSV, translated from the coding sequence ATGCTCAAGCTCGACGGGCTGACGCTGCACTACGGCCACTCGCAAATCCTGCACGGCATCTCGCTCGAGGCCCGCCTCGGCGAGGTCACCTGCGTCATGGGCACCAACGGCGTCGGAAAGACCTCGCTGATGAAGGCGATCTCCGGCACCCACGCCCGCTCCGGCGGCACCGTGGTCTTCGACGGGCAGGACATCGGCAAGCTCCCGGCCCATGAAATGGCCCAGCGCGGGCTGGCCTATGTGCCCCAGGGCCGCGATATCTTTCCGCTGCTGACGGTGCGCGAAAACCTCGAAACCGCCTACGCCTGCCTGCCCAAGTCAGAGCACGTGATCCCCGATGAGGTCTTCGAACTGTTCCCGATCCTCAAGGAATTCATCCACCGCCGCGGCGGCGACCTCTCCGGTGGCCAGCAGCAGCAACTTGCCATCGCCCGCGCCATGATGACCAAGCCCAAGCTCCTGCTCCTCGACGAGCCCACCGAGGGCATCCAGCCCAACATCATCCAGCAGATCGGCCGGGTGATCGAATACCTCCGCGACCGCGGCGACATGGCGATCATCCTCGTCGAGCAGTATTTCGAATTCGCCTACAACCTCGCCGACCGCTTCGTGGTGCTCCGCCGCGGCGAAGTGCGCGCCTCCGGCGCCCGCGGCGAGATCGAAAAGAGCGCGCTGATGGCCGAAGTCTCGGTCTGA
- the urtD gene encoding urea ABC transporter ATP-binding protein UrtD, translating to MSTLLEVNGISVTFDGYKAIRNLSFNIGEAELRAIIGPNGAGKTTFMDIVTGKTKPDEGKVIWGEMSRNLVGMNEAKIAQAGIGRKFQKPTVFEDQTVRENLTMALQNKRGWSRVLFWKPTRKDENRVTELAAEIGLAEELERISGELSHGQKQWLEIGMLLAQEPRLLLVDEPAAGMTLAEREHTTDILKEAAKTRAVVVVEHDMEFVRRLECKVTVLHEGSVLAEGSLDHVTSNPQVIEVYLGR from the coding sequence ATGAGCACCCTGCTTGAAGTCAACGGCATCTCCGTCACCTTCGATGGCTACAAGGCGATCCGAAACCTCTCCTTCAACATCGGCGAGGCCGAGCTGCGCGCCATCATCGGCCCCAACGGCGCGGGCAAGACCACCTTCATGGATATCGTCACCGGCAAGACCAAGCCCGACGAGGGCAAGGTGATCTGGGGCGAAATGAGCCGCAACCTCGTGGGGATGAACGAGGCCAAGATCGCCCAGGCGGGCATTGGCCGGAAGTTCCAGAAACCCACGGTCTTCGAAGATCAGACCGTGCGCGAAAACCTCACCATGGCGCTTCAGAACAAGCGCGGCTGGTCCCGCGTGCTGTTCTGGAAGCCGACCCGCAAGGACGAAAACCGCGTCACCGAACTCGCCGCCGAGATCGGCCTCGCCGAGGAGCTCGAGCGCATTTCCGGCGAGCTCTCCCACGGGCAAAAGCAATGGCTCGAAATCGGCATGCTGCTGGCGCAGGAACCGCGCCTCCTGCTGGTCGACGAACCCGCCGCAGGCATGACGCTGGCCGAACGCGAGCACACCACCGACATCCTCAAGGAAGCCGCCAAGACCCGCGCCGTGGTGGTGGTCGAGCACGACATGGAGTTCGTCCGCCGGCTCGAATGCAAGGTGACGGTGCTCCACGAAGGCTCGGTGCTGGCCGAAGGCTCGCTCGATCACGTCACCTCCAACCCTCAAGTCATCGAGGTGTATCTTGGCCGCTGA
- the urtC gene encoding urea ABC transporter permease subunit UrtC, with product MNRSFIARNPSTLIFLACLGIFTLAVTIASEGFGLGLISTSFVKTLGKTLCLCLVAVAMDLIWGYCGILSLGHFAFFGLGGYMIGMWLMYERTRLIVTESMAAQQIPPTPQEVIDSIGTQIFGVVGSSEFPLIWSFAHSLTLQLILVVAVPGLLALVFGWLAFRSRVAGVYLSILTQAMTLALALYLFQNDSGLRGNNGLSGLQNLPGVTASQDVVSIWFLWASALALGLGYLLAAWVVSGKFGSVIRGIRDNEARVRFLGYSVETYKLAMFTLTACIAGIAGALYYPQAGIINPAEIAPIASIYLAVWVAIGGRGRLYGAVIGAALVSLVSTFFTGGQAPDIPLGFYTIAWVDWWTVLLGLTFVLVTLFAPKGIGGLFDLIGRKAK from the coding sequence ATGAACCGCTCCTTCATCGCCCGTAACCCCTCCACCCTCATCTTCCTCGCTTGCCTCGGCATCTTCACTCTGGCCGTCACCATCGCCTCCGAAGGCTTCGGCCTCGGCCTCATCTCCACCTCCTTCGTCAAGACCCTCGGCAAGACCCTCTGCCTCTGCCTCGTCGCCGTCGCGATGGACCTGATCTGGGGCTACTGCGGCATCCTCTCGCTGGGCCACTTCGCCTTCTTCGGCCTCGGCGGCTACATGATCGGCATGTGGCTGATGTACGAACGCACCCGCCTCATCGTCACCGAAAGCATGGCGGCACAGCAAATTCCGCCCACCCCGCAAGAGGTGATCGACTCCATCGGCACCCAGATCTTCGGCGTCGTCGGCTCCTCCGAATTTCCGCTCATCTGGTCCTTCGCCCACTCGCTCACCCTGCAACTCATCCTCGTGGTCGCCGTGCCGGGCCTCCTCGCCCTCGTCTTCGGCTGGCTCGCCTTCCGCTCCCGCGTCGCAGGCGTCTACCTGTCGATCCTCACCCAAGCCATGACCCTCGCCCTCGCGCTCTACCTCTTCCAGAACGACTCCGGCCTGCGCGGCAACAACGGCCTCTCCGGCCTGCAAAACCTGCCCGGCGTCACCGCCTCGCAAGACGTGGTGTCGATCTGGTTTCTCTGGGCCTCCGCCCTCGCGCTCGGCCTCGGCTACCTGCTGGCCGCATGGGTGGTGTCGGGCAAGTTCGGTTCGGTCATCCGCGGCATCCGCGACAACGAGGCCCGCGTCCGCTTCCTCGGCTACTCGGTCGAAACCTACAAGCTCGCCATGTTCACCCTCACCGCCTGCATCGCCGGCATCGCGGGCGCGCTCTACTACCCGCAGGCCGGCATCATCAACCCCGCCGAAATCGCCCCCATCGCCTCGATCTACCTCGCCGTCTGGGTGGCGATCGGGGGCAGGGGCCGCCTCTACGGCGCGGTCATCGGCGCCGCCCTCGTCTCCCTCGTCTCCACCTTCTTCACCGGCGGCCAGGCCCCCGACATTCCGCTCGGCTTCTACACCATCGCCTGGGTCGACTGGTGGACCGTCCTGCTCGGCCTCACCTTCGTGCTGGTCACCCTCTTCGCCCCCAAGGGCATCGGCGGGCTGTTCGATCTGATCGGGAGAAAAGCCAAATGA
- the urtB gene encoding urea ABC transporter permease subunit UrtB, with product MLKALKAAALLCALTLAASTPTLAQDATPPEAPAETAAPEAPQAPAEMGPIQTLLQQHADDIAKPSRRTIQPVIDALSGSGLPGMADVLQVWEAREMYQRESDGWFFAGEKGPERSIILTDFDSGEALAPVPSDEVSNLKPNSGVRGLIASALVRFQLEDENPARRQDALTAISRNPDASQLAPLAASIAGEPDPALKAQKERLLTLLTIAFGADESARVAAIESVAGDLNVDTRATLNPLVATTLKLSEGEPSGNIARTIAPGTEELPRNTAYDMAAAAADLPARIEPADRRAALQANITDGAVGGVPLAELNTVPARERAYAALVEAGTVPPAPTEAEIDATLARFTYYETYAEPSAAVTDAATRALNTIDAKVAVNTAADLGLDALSLASIYFLAAIGLAITFGVMGVINMAHGEFIMMGAYTGYVVQQMIPNHTVSIIVAIPLAFAVTFAAGVAMERLVIRWLYNRPLETLLATFGISIALQQLAKNIFGTQARPLTAPSWLDGQWQINEIIGISMIRVAIFVLALVFLLFFLFLMKKTRLGLETRAVTQNPRMAASMGINPGRVNMLTFGLGSGIAGIAGVAIGLYAKVTSELGADYIVQSFMTVVVGGVGNIWGTLLGATMIGSLQKGIEWLNPSNTLAAQTYMIVFIIIFIQFRPRGIIALKGRAAGD from the coding sequence ATGTTGAAGGCCTTGAAGGCTGCGGCGCTGCTCTGCGCCCTCACTCTTGCCGCGTCCACGCCCACACTGGCGCAAGACGCCACCCCCCCCGAGGCGCCCGCCGAAACGGCCGCGCCCGAGGCGCCGCAGGCCCCCGCCGAGATGGGCCCGATCCAGACGCTGCTGCAACAGCACGCCGACGACATCGCCAAGCCCTCCCGCCGCACCATCCAGCCGGTGATCGACGCGCTCTCCGGCTCCGGCCTGCCCGGCATGGCCGACGTGCTTCAGGTCTGGGAAGCCCGCGAGATGTACCAGCGCGAGAGCGACGGCTGGTTCTTCGCCGGCGAGAAGGGCCCCGAGCGCAGCATCATCCTCACCGATTTCGACAGCGGCGAGGCGCTCGCGCCGGTGCCCTCCGACGAGGTCAGCAACCTCAAGCCCAACTCCGGCGTGCGCGGCCTCATCGCCTCCGCCCTCGTGCGCTTCCAGCTCGAAGACGAGAACCCGGCGCGCCGGCAAGATGCCCTCACCGCCATCTCCCGCAACCCCGACGCCTCCCAGCTCGCGCCGCTCGCCGCCTCTATCGCGGGCGAGCCCGACCCGGCCCTCAAGGCCCAGAAAGAGCGTCTGCTGACCCTGCTCACCATCGCCTTCGGTGCCGACGAGTCGGCCCGCGTCGCCGCGATCGAAAGCGTCGCGGGCGATCTCAACGTCGACACCCGCGCCACCCTCAACCCGCTGGTCGCCACCACGCTCAAGCTCTCCGAGGGCGAGCCTTCCGGCAACATCGCCCGCACCATCGCGCCCGGCACCGAAGAGCTGCCCCGCAACACCGCCTACGACATGGCCGCCGCCGCCGCCGATCTGCCCGCCCGCATCGAGCCCGCCGACCGGCGCGCCGCGCTTCAGGCCAATATCACCGACGGCGCCGTGGGCGGCGTGCCCCTCGCCGAGCTCAACACCGTCCCCGCCCGCGAACGCGCCTATGCCGCGCTGGTCGAGGCCGGCACCGTGCCCCCCGCGCCCACCGAGGCCGAGATCGACGCAACCCTCGCCCGCTTCACCTATTACGAAACCTACGCTGAGCCCTCCGCCGCCGTCACCGACGCCGCCACCCGCGCGCTCAACACCATCGACGCCAAGGTCGCCGTCAACACCGCCGCCGACCTCGGGCTCGATGCGCTCTCCCTCGCCTCCATCTATTTCCTCGCCGCCATCGGGCTGGCCATCACCTTCGGGGTGATGGGGGTCATCAACATGGCCCACGGCGAGTTCATCATGATGGGCGCCTACACCGGCTACGTGGTGCAGCAGATGATCCCCAACCACACGGTCTCGATCATCGTGGCGATCCCGCTCGCCTTCGCCGTCACCTTCGCCGCAGGCGTGGCGATGGAGCGGCTGGTGATCCGCTGGCTCTACAACCGCCCGCTCGAAACCCTGCTGGCCACCTTCGGCATCTCCATCGCCCTGCAACAGCTCGCCAAGAACATCTTCGGCACCCAGGCCCGCCCGCTTACCGCACCCTCCTGGCTCGACGGCCAATGGCAGATCAACGAGATCATCGGCATCTCCATGATCCGCGTCGCCATCTTCGTGCTCGCACTGGTGTTCCTCCTGTTCTTCCTCTTCCTGATGAAGAAAACCCGCCTCGGGCTTGAGACCCGCGCCGTCACCCAAAACCCCCGCATGGCCGCCTCCATGGGCATCAACCCCGGCCGCGTGAACATGCTCACCTTCGGCCTCGGCTCCGGCATCGCCGGCATCGCCGGCGTGGCCATCGGCCTCTACGCCAAGGTCACCTCCGAGCTTGGGGCCGACTACATCGTGCAGAGCTTCATGACCGTGGTTGTCGGCGGCGTCGGCAACATCTGGGGCACCCTGCTGGGGGCCACCATGATCGGGAGCTTGCAGAAGGGCATCGAGTGGCTGAACCCCTCCAACACGCTCGCCGCCCAGACCTACATGATCGTCTTCATCATCATCTTCATCCAGTTCCGCCCGAGGGGCATCATCGCCCTCAAGGGCCGCGCGGCGGGAGACTGA
- the urtA gene encoding urea ABC transporter substrate-binding protein has product MNLFHKTAASALALGLAAGAASAQEVSCPIKVGVLHSLSGTMAISETTLKETMEMLVAEQNAKGGLLGCDLEAVVVDPASDWPLFAEKARELLTVHEVDVIFGNWTSVSRKSVLPVIEELNGLLFYPVQYEGEESSKNVFYTGAAPNQQAIPATDYYLEELGVEKFALLGTDYVYPRTTNNILESYLKDKGIAAEDIFVNYTPFGHSDWSKIVSDVVALGADGKKVGVISTINGDANIGFYKELAAQGISAEDIPVVAFSVGEEELAGLDTSNLVGHLAAWNYFMSADTEANAEFIGKWHEFIGSTDRVTNDPMEAHYIGFNMWVNAATEAGTTDVDPVREAMWGQEFPNLTGGTAVMGVNHHLSKPVLIGEIRADGQFDIISETDPVPGDAWTDFLPESAVLKSDWKDLQCGMYNTETETCVQIESNY; this is encoded by the coding sequence ATGAACCTTTTCCACAAAACCGCTGCCTCTGCGCTCGCACTCGGTCTTGCCGCCGGTGCCGCCTCTGCTCAGGAGGTCAGCTGCCCGATCAAGGTCGGCGTGCTGCACTCGCTGTCCGGCACCATGGCGATTTCCGAGACCACGCTGAAAGAGACGATGGAAATGCTCGTCGCCGAGCAGAACGCCAAGGGCGGCCTGCTGGGCTGCGATCTCGAAGCCGTCGTCGTCGACCCGGCCTCCGACTGGCCGCTCTTCGCCGAAAAGGCCCGCGAGCTGCTGACCGTCCACGAGGTCGATGTGATCTTCGGCAACTGGACCTCTGTGTCGCGCAAATCCGTGCTGCCGGTGATCGAAGAGCTGAACGGCCTGCTCTTCTACCCGGTGCAGTATGAGGGCGAAGAGTCCTCCAAAAACGTGTTCTACACCGGCGCCGCCCCCAACCAGCAGGCGATCCCGGCGACCGACTACTACCTCGAAGAGCTGGGCGTCGAGAAATTCGCGCTGCTCGGGACCGACTATGTCTACCCCCGCACCACCAACAACATTCTCGAGTCCTACCTGAAGGACAAGGGCATCGCGGCCGAGGATATCTTCGTCAACTACACCCCCTTCGGCCACTCCGACTGGTCCAAGATCGTGTCTGACGTCGTGGCGCTGGGCGCTGACGGCAAGAAGGTTGGCGTGATCTCCACCATCAACGGCGACGCCAACATCGGCTTCTACAAGGAGCTGGCCGCGCAGGGCATCTCCGCCGAAGACATCCCCGTGGTGGCCTTCTCCGTGGGTGAAGAAGAACTCGCCGGTCTCGACACCTCCAACCTCGTCGGGCATCTGGCGGCGTGGAACTACTTCATGTCCGCCGACACCGAGGCCAACGCCGAGTTCATCGGCAAGTGGCACGAGTTCATCGGCTCCACCGACCGCGTCACCAACGACCCGATGGAAGCCCATTACATCGGCTTCAACATGTGGGTGAACGCCGCCACCGAGGCCGGCACCACCGATGTCGACCCTGTGCGTGAAGCCATGTGGGGCCAGGAGTTCCCCAACCTGACCGGCGGCACCGCCGTGATGGGCGTGAACCACCACCTCTCCAAGCCGGTCCTGATCGGCGAGATCCGCGCCGACGGCCAGTTCGACATCATCTCCGAGACCGACCCGGTCCCCGGCGATGCCTGGACCGACTTCCTCCCGGAATCGGCTGTGCTGAAGTCCGATTGGAAAGATCTCCAGTGCGGCATGTACAACACCGAAACCGAGACCTGCGTGCAGATCGAAAGCAACTACTGA